A genomic stretch from Telopea speciosissima isolate NSW1024214 ecotype Mountain lineage chromosome 7, Tspe_v1, whole genome shotgun sequence includes:
- the LOC122667194 gene encoding systemin receptor SR160, whose protein sequence is MVRTLYYSFSVLHSMELQKLLQYLTLFSVVLLAGKVVPAELDGGTKDAQQLLYFKATILNTSVLQNWQPSQNPCYFTGVSCNNSRVSALDLSSLPLNSDFQYVSSFLMSLERLESLLLRNASINGNLTSASASRCSRLLSELDLSGNFLSGSISEISSLSSCSGLTSLNLTRNNLIFSIGPKDSGGLQLNFQSLDLSNNKLSGQNVVPWLLGGGCNKLKYFSIGGNKISGDIPVSNCRSLEYLDLSSNNFSGDVPSFGDCSALQHLDLSGNKFSGDIGVPLSSCQQLSFLNASSNQFAGNIPAFPSGNLQSLLLSTNDFQGDIPLHLADACSTLLELDLSFNHLYGTVPSNLGSCSSLESINLSNNNFSGQFPTETLVQLTSLKKLILSYNNFVGSLPDLLSKLTNLELLDLSSNSISGPIPPGLCQDPKNSLQELYLQNNIFTGTIPPTLSNCSHLVSLDLSFNYLTGKIPSSLGSLSQLRDLIMWLNQFQGEIPQELMYIQTLENLILDNNELTGTIPAGLSNCSNLNWISLSSNQLSGEIPAWIGRLSNLAILKLGNNSFSGCIPPEIGDCRSLIWLDLNSNHLTGAIPPTLVKQSGKIAVGLIAGKRYVYLKNDGSSNCRGAGNLLEFGGIRQDGLNRVPTRHQCNFTRVYIGNTAYTFNNNGSMIFLDLSYNMLEGSIPNDIGNMFYLSILNLGHNNLSGPIPPEMGSLKNVGVLDLSHNKLDGPIPTSLSSLSLLSELDLSYNNLSGVIPESGQLATFPAAKYANNPGLCGYPLPACGEGSSASNLQHHKSRRRQTSLAGGVAMGLLFSLFCIFGLIIVAVESRKRRKKKDAALDLYIDSRSQSGTANVSWKLTGAREALSINLATFEKPLRKLTFADLLEATNGFHNDSLVGSGGFGDVYKAQLKEGSVVAIKKLIHVSGQGDREFTAEMETIGKIKHRNLVPLLGYCKVGEERLLVYEYMRFGSLEDVLHDRRKAGIKLNWAARRKIAIGAARGLAFLHHNCIPHIIHRDMKSSNVLLDENLEARVSDFGMARLMSAMDTHLSVSTLAGTPGYVPPEYYQSFRCSTKGDVYSYGVVLLELLTGKQPTDSADFGDNNLVGWVKQHAKLRISDVFDPELIKEDQSLEIELLQHLRVACACLDDRPWRRPTMIQVMAMFKEIQAGSGIDSSSTVGDDGSFATVEMSIKEAPEPCKQ, encoded by the coding sequence ATGGTGCGAACTCTGTATTATAGTTTCTCTGTCTTGCATTCCATGGAGTTGCAGAAGCTCTTACAATACCTGACACTCTTCTCTGTTGTTCTTCTTGCCGGAAAAGTGGTGCCGGCGGAGCTTGACGGAGGTACGAAAGATGCTCAGCAGTTGCTTTACTTCAAAGCTACGATTTTGAACACCAGTGTGCTTCAGAACTGGCAGCCGAGTCAGAATCCTTGCTACTTCACCGGAGTTTCTTGTAATAACTCGAGAGTTTCCGCCCTGGATTTGAGTTCTCTCCCTTTGAACTCCGACTTCCAGTACGTTTCGTCGTTTCTGATGAGTTTGGAGCGTTTGGAGAGTTTGTTGCTGAGGAATGCGAGTATTAATGGGAACCTCACTTCGGCTTCGGCGTCTCGGTGTAGTAGGTTGTTGAGCGAGCTTGATCTGTCCGGTAATTTTTTGTCTGGTTCGATTTCAGAGATTTCAAGCTTGTCTTCTTGTTCGGGCTTGACATCTCTGAACCTGACGCGCAACAATCTCATTTTCTCTATCGGACCGAAGGATTCCGGTGGTTTACAGCTCAATTTTCAGTCTCTGGATCTCTCCAACAATAAGCTTTCTGGTCAGAACGTAGTTCCATGGCTTCTTGGTGGTGGTTGTAATAAGCTCAAGTACTTCTCTATTGGGGGAAACAAAATCTCTGGGGATATTCCGGTATCTAATTGCCGGAGTTTGGAGTATCTCGATCTCTCGTCCAATAATTTCTCAGGGGACGTTCCGTCTTTTGGCGACTGCTCCGCTTTGCAGCACCTCGACCTCTCGGGGAATAAATTTTCAGGCGACATCGGCGTGCCACTCTCCAGTTGCCAGCAACTCAGCTTCTTGAACGCATCCAGTAACCAATTTGCGGGCAACATTCCAGCTTTCCCCAGCGGGAATTTGCAGTCCCTTCTGCTTTCCACCAACGACTTCCAAGGCGATATACCTCTACATCTTGCTGATGCATGCTCAACTCTTCTTGAGCTCGATCTTTCTTTCAATCACTTGTACGGTACGGTTCCTTCTAATCTGGGTTCCTGCTCTTCTTTGGAGTCCATTAATCTCTCAAATAACAACTTCTCTGGTCAATTCCCAACTGAAACGCTCGTTCAACTGACTAGCTTGAAGAAACTTATTCTTTCTTACAATAATTTTGTCGGTAGTTTGCCGGATTTGTTATCAAAGCTCACAAATTTGGAGTTGTTAGATCTCAGTTCCAATAGTATTTCCGGACCAATCCCTCCGGGACTGTGTCAAGACCCTAAAAACAGCTTGCAGGAGCTGTATCTTCAAAACAATATCTTCACGGGTACCATTCCGCCAACTCTCAGTAACTGCTCCCACCTGGTTTCTCTTGATCTCAGCTTCAATTACCTCACAGGGAAGATCCCTTCCAGCTTGGGATCCCTGTCTCAGCTCCGGGATCTAATAATGTGGCTTAACCAGTTTCAAGGTGAGATTCCCCAGGAGCTTATGTACATCCAGACACTCGAAAATCTAATCCTAGACAACAATGAGTTGACCGGAACTATTCCTGCTGGTTTGAGCAACTGTTCCAATCTGAACTGGATATCATTGTCGAGCAATCAGTTGAGTGGTGAGATACCGGCATGGATTGGTCGGCTGAGCAATCTAGCAATCCTGAAACTAGGAAACAATTCGTTCTCTGGTTGCATTCCGCCGGAGATTGGAGACTGCCGGAGCCTGATATGGTTGGATCTCAATAGCAATCACTTGACCGGGGCAATCCCTCCTACCCTTGTGAAACAATCGGGTAAGATTGCTGTTGGATTGATTGCGGGGAAGAGGTATGTGTATCTGAAGAATGATGGGAGTAGCAACTGCCGTGGAGCCGGAAACCTTCTTGAGTTTGGTGGAATCAGACAGGATGGGTTGAACAGAGTTCCAACAAGGCACCAATGCAACTTTACAAGAGTCTACATTGGAAACACAGCGTACACGTTCAATAACAATGGCTCGATGATTTTTCTTGATCTGTCCTACAATATGTTGGAGGGTAGCATTCCGAACGATATTGGCAATATGTTCTATCTCTCTATTCTGAATTTGGGCCATAACAACCTCTCTGGTCCCATCCCTCCAGAAATGGGAAGCTTAAAGAATGTCGGGGTTCTTGATCTGTCTCACAATAAACTTGATGGCCCAATCCCTACGTCCTTGTCTAgtctctctctgctctctgaGCTTGATCTTTCTTACAACAACCTCTCTGGAGTAATTCCTGAATCCGGTCAGTTAGCAACTTTTCCAGCAGCGAAATATGCAAATAATCCGGGCTTGTGTGGTTACCCCCTCCCTGCTTGTGGAGAGGGTTCCAGTGCATCCAATCTACAGCATCATAAGTCTCGCCGAAGGCAAACATCTCTGGCTGGAGGTGTGGCAATGGGCCTATTGTTCTCACTCTTTTGCATATTTGGTTTGATTATCGTTGCTGTTGAAAgcaggaagaggagaaagaagaaggatgcaGCCCTGGATCTCTACATTGACAGCCGATCACAATCAGGCACTGCAAATGTCAGCTGGAAGCTAACTGGGGCACGGGAGGCGTTAAGCATCAATTTGGCGACCTTTGAGAAGCCTCTTCGGAAGCTCACATTTGCTGATCTTCTTGAAGCTACCAATGGTTTCCATAACGATAGCCTCGTCGGCTCTGGTGGCTTCGGTGATGTGTATAAAGCCCAGCTCAAGGAAGGAAGTGTTGTAGCCATCAAGAAACTAATCCATGTTAGTGGACAAGGTGATAGGGAATTCACTGCTGAAATGGAGACCATTGGGAAGATCAAGCATCGGAACCTCGTCCCCCTCTTGGGGTACTGCAAAGTGGGGGAAGAACGGCTCTTAGTGTATGAGTATATGCGGTTTGGTAGCTTAGAAGACGTCTTACATGATAGGAGAAAGGCTGGGATCAAGTTGAATTGGGCAGCGAGGAGGAAAATTGCCATTGGAGCTGCAAGAGGTTTGGCTTTTCTCCACCACAACTGCATCCCCCACATAATTCACCGGGACATGAAGTCTAGTAATGTCCTGCTTGATGAGAACTTGGAAGCCCGGGTATCAGATTTTGGAATGGCAAGGCTTATGAGTGCAATGGACACTCACCTGAGTGTCAGCACACTTGCAGGCACCCCAGGTTATGTCCCACCCGAATACTATCAGAGCTTCAGATGCTCAACCAAGGGTGATGTTTACAGCTATGGTGTGGTTCTCCTTGAGCTGCTTACCGGGAAGCAGCCGACGGACTCAGCTGATTTTGGGGACAACAACCTAGTAGGGTGGGTGAAGCAGCATGCCAAGTTGAGAATAAGCGATGTCTTCGATCCTGAGCTTATCAAAGAGGACCAAAGCTTGGAGATAGAGCTGCTACAACACCTAAGGGTTGCGTGTGCATGCTTGGATGATCGACCATGGCGACGGCCCACAATGATACAAGTAATGGCAATGTTTAAGGAAATTCAGGCAGGTTCAGGCATTGATTCCTCCTCGACTGTTGGGGATGATGGCAGTTTTGCAACAGTGGAGATGAGCATAAAGGAGGCTCCAGAGCCATGcaagcagtag